The sequence below is a genomic window from Desulfonauticus submarinus.
CAGTATCGTGTCCAAGAAGGGCTTGAGATTAAGGTCGAAAAATTAGATGTGGAGCCAGCAAAAGAGATCGTTTTAGATAAGGTGCTGGTGGTAGGTGAGGGTGCTGAGGTTAAGATTGGCACTCCTTATGTGGATGGTGCAAAGGTAGTATGTGAAGTTTTAGGGCATGGAAGAGGTAAGAAGATTATTGTTTTTAAGAAGAAGAGAAGAAAGGGTTACCGCAAGAAACAAGGTCATAGACAATGGTTTACTGCTTTGCGGATAAAAGAAATCCAGGCCTAGGAGGAGATTATGGCTCATAAAAAAGCAGGTGGAAGTACCCGTAATGGTAGAGATAGCATT
It includes:
- the rplU gene encoding 50S ribosomal protein L21, which gives rise to MFAIVETGGKQYRVQEGLEIKVEKLDVEPAKEIVLDKVLVVGEGAEVKIGTPYVDGAKVVCEVLGHGRGKKIIVFKKKRRKGYRKKQGHRQWFTALRIKEIQA